From the genome of Podarcis muralis chromosome 3, rPodMur119.hap1.1, whole genome shotgun sequence:
gggggggagttcaactcagagagaaaatgagagatgCATTGCTAAAGCAGAAGCAGCCGGCATAAAGCGAGCTCTGTCTGGGATGCTTGGCTTGGTAGGGAAGGGGATTCGTATAAAAGCAAACAATGGGAGATTCCTCTCTGTAGCAGCGCTAGAGGCACTAATTTCAAGAGATTTTGTGCTCTCTCTGGTGGGCGTCCTTGGAAATGCAACCCAGCATGTCCAGTAATGTAAAAGCACCTGATTCTCCTCACATTACGTCAAATGAGGCACAACAAAACAACCAATATAGTTAATTTTggatttgtttgggttttttgtttgtttgtttttctgtgtgtgtttttggttaaGGTTTCTCCTGAGGAAAGTCTTGACGTTGGCAAGCGGTTAAAGgaaatttgcaaataaatacagtggtacctcggttcttgaaCATCTCCATTGCCGAACCTTTCGGAACCTGAACACacagggggatgttactccagccaggaggacttcctgtcacacctggtctggagcatcctccccctgcatgggaccaggtagatgggtgtgacccTGTGAGACCCTTGCAAAAGGGCCAGTCACGCAGTCATCTTCCCTTGCTCTTCTTTTCCTTTGCTGCTCTCTTCTGATACTGATGCATTTGCTGTGGGCTGGCTCTCagtcagcagcacatgggctcatcccTCACAAAAGGATGAATCCACACCTTTCTCTgtatctgtaactacaagctgaagcctgccttcaggatcctactgtgaactgaatgtaagtaaacttcttactACTTTTAAGAAAaaactgttgtgtctttattctttttaagagggaacaaaagggattTACCAGGaataatccaatctggacaagccagactggattgtttaactaaagccagtgtggtgtagtggttaagagcggtagtctcgtaatctgggggaccgggtttgcttctctgctcctccacatgcagctgctgggtgaccttgggttagtcacacttctttgaagtctctcagcctcactcaccgcacagagtgtttgttggggaggaagggaaaggagattgttagccgctttgagactccttagggtagtgataaagcgggatatcaaatcttcttcttcttctaaagagATTCAGTTGAgtctaccaactagcttcctgcaatATATTGGGGTATGTTCTCTGCTACTGACTCTCTGGCATGAGTGAGGAAAGACAATATTTAATCCATATATCCTCCCCTACTATCCACAACACCCCCACACTTTTCTCCCCCTAGGATTAGGTCATGTCCATGCCATGCATCCAAAGAATCCcccaaagaataatgggaactgtagttcacatcccacagagctacaattcccagcacccttaaccaactgccgttcccaggattctttgggggaaagccatgtagTTCAGATGTGCTTTGAACAAACAGATGGTGTGGCCGAGACCCTAATGATTTCCTGTACTTTGCCTTTCCCCTAGCCTGCTGACAAGATAGCATTGTGGgtaggtaaaaaagtaaaggtaaagcatccctggaaggttaagtccagtcaaacttgactatggggtgtggcgctcatctccgctttcaggccgagggagcagacagctttccaggtcatgaggccagcatgagtaaaccacttctggtgcaatgggacaccgtgatggaaacagaagcccatggaaacgccatttaccttcccactgcagcggtacctatttatctacttgcgctggcatgctttcgaactgctaggttggcaggagctgggacagagctcccccgtcacagggatttgaactgctgaccttctgatcggcagacccaagaggctcagtggtttagaccacagcgctacccgcgtccctgcccCCCTTGTGGATAGtgttgttttggctacataagactAGGCACTCAGAACACAGAGTTTGTTGTTAGTATGCATTCTAAACTTACGTTAGATATCAGCGCCAAAAGCGATATTTCTAAGATATAGCCAACATTAAAGTGTAAAAAGGTTGTGCATTATTAACAGTGTTTGGGAAGAGGGGGTTATTTCTTTGTACAGCAGTTGCTGATAACCTAAGGAAGAGCCACATGCTTTAAACGTACCTCCATGCCATTTAAAAGACGCTCCTTCCATGTAAATATTTCTAGAGCTGAGACAATAAGGGACAATTACATTTCTGTGCCCATATactgaaatgtaaaaaaaaaaagagcttgaTTGTGGAGGAACAAGTGATCCGATTTTTTAAAGTCATGCTATTATTTGCAAACCAGACAATCCAAGACTGTGTCTTCATTAGTACCATTCCCAACCTTTCTTTCACACTGTGCGGTGTGCATTTCAAAGCTATTCTGTGTACCTGTCCCTGTGTGCCATGTCCCAGGCAAAAGGAAAGGTGAACTCCTTGCATCCTTCTCTTCGTATCTGCATTGCAGCATTATACAGATCCTTCTCGTTCCCCTCCCCATGTTCTGCTCTCAGAGGGCAGAACAGGGTCGTGCGAAATCAATTTCAAGCAGAATTGACAatgcaaatgttttcttttgcacGTTGCAGCCTGATGCAGCCTTTGACATTGATTAACTTAAAGTTAACAGGAACTTAAGACTTGCATGCAGAGGTTTCTAGGCTCCTTGCAGGGTGATAGTGGGTGGTTAGGgagaaaataaaaagagcaatTTACAACAACATTGTCAAAGGCTAGAGAGACCTCCTAGGCTCTGACTACACTTTGGGGGGATGTGTTGAGCACTGCTATAATTTGAAGTGATGGATGGATACTAAAACGTTACAGCACACTTTATTTCAAAGGacagtgggtggtattcaactcaattttactcagagtaggtgcATCGAAATTCATGGACCTGACTTAAtcgtgctcattaatttcagtgcctCTACTCTGTTTAAAATCCAGTTGAATGCCATCCTGCATTTTTCTGTTCTTACTACATGTAAAGATTGCTTGCAACTGAAATTATTtaacaaaaccaataaataaaaaaaataagaaaggaaCATCCCAGTATTTCAAAGTATGCTTGGGTGGAGATTTATTCACAGGTATGTAAATTTCCTTTAAATTTTGATTCTCTTTGTACAACTGAAGAATTAGACTGCAAtcctggaagacacaagatctacccaccttggaagaatggcagatgaaggtgatagactacatgggtctggcagagatgacgagcagaatccgaaaccagggaagagaaacagcggaagaagactggaaaaaatttaaggactatctaaagaaatactgtaaatttaatgacttttaaaatgacgttggattagaaaatatgtggttattagcggtaatggataagttaaagaagaagaaagattaaaattaagttaaaaataagggaaggatttgctgaataattaattagaaattggaatacagaaaagggaggtaagaggaagtcggggaagtaagttataagaaaataagggttgaagttatatttgttttttatattttttgtttgtcatttttagtgtattgttttattttgttcttgttgttataaaaaacttttgaaactttaataaaaatttatattaaaaaaaagaattagacTGCAATCATAAccccacttaccttggagtaagggCTCCTGAAATAAACGGGCCTTTATTCTAAGTAGGGATGTCTTGAATTCCAGCCTTCATAGAACCAGAGAATCATAAAATtggagagtgggaagggaccgcgagggtcatctagctcaaccccctgcaatgaaggaatcttttgcctgttgtggggctcaaacccatcacTCTCAGATTAAGAGTGCCCTACCAAGTGAgctaggacgcaggtggcactgtgggttaaaccacagagcctaggacttgccgatcagaaggttggcggttcgaatctccgcgacggggtgagctcccgttgctcagtccttgctcctacccacctagcagttcaaaagcacctcaaagtgcaagtagagaaataggcgggaaggtaaacggcatttccgtgcgctgctctggttcaccagaagcggcttagtcatgctggccacatgacccggaagctgtatgccggctccctcggccaataaagcgagatgagcgccgcaaccccagagttggccatgactggacctaatggtcaggggtccctttaccttttaccaagcgAGCTACCCCAAAAGCACTTTACCACAACACAAAATGGACCTGCTTGATAAATCCTTCCTCTCACCCCAGTATGGTTGGGTCTTAAATATACTGTCTTCGTTTGtatttgagggttgatttcaacAAATCCTGCTGGAAAAATGCTTatgtccatgtggagatggcagtattgaatcAGTAGCTCGTGTGTTTTTGGCTTGCTCTCTTTATAacgatttgaggagtgaggttattacccctctgcTACTATCCAGACCAGGTCGCTCAACCatttgctactgtgtcctttatTCTTGCAGATCAATATAATCAGGTGACAgccaaaactgcaaaaaaaatagcaggggcaattagaataagatctattatttgattattgatgtaaacctccaaaatgtattttgtatagttaattttttgcctctatcttcagtacagtggtacctcgggttaagtacttaattcgttccagaggtccattcttaacctgaaactgttcttaacctgaagcaccactttagctaatggggccccccgctgccgccctgccgccggagcacgatttctgttctcatcctgaagcaaagttcttaacccgaggtactatttctgggttagtggagtctgtaacctgaagcgtatgtaacccgaggtaccactgtacgttgtgttttattttattgctatggctagtggctgatgaaaataaggattcTTCTGATTCTGTGGTTGGGCCTGTGGAATGACTGACTGTGTGACAGAGCTGTGTCTCATATGCTAGCCATCACAATACAGAGCACCGAGGAAGATGGGACACTTCACATTTGTTATATTGGAACCCATGCAAGGAAAGGGAAGCCATGCACTTTGGAGAACCCCTGCACTGGGCTTCTGCCTTCGTGGGCTGGACTCTGGGTAGCAATCACAAGATTGTTATGGATGCAGTCCTGAGATCTTTAGCTCCTTGATGTCAGTGGAAAGCACAGCAGCGGCTGGCATCTAAACAATCTGGATTGCAGCCAgagaagattacagtggtacctcaggttaagaacttaattcattctggaggtccgttcttaacctgaaactgttcttaacctgaggtactactttaactaatggggcctcctgctgccgccgccgttcaatttctgttctcatcctgaagcaaagttcttaacccaaggtactatttctgggttagcagaatctgtatcctgaagcgtctgtaacctgaagtgtctgtaacctgaggtaccactgtatataaaaccaAATGTAGCTGtactaacccctaacccctaggGAGTTGGGAAGTCAAAACTCACAGCTGGGCAATACCTTCACGGGACTCAGCTATCCAGctccaaataaaacattttaagtgtgttttaagtatgatacactagatggtgatggtgagtcttatggaaaattcagtgtatttttaaagaacgcttttttaaataaataaataaataaataaacattttcagaacggtttttatgtgtgtagattccaccacaaAAGTGTGACAAGGTTCTGAGTTTCCCAGACTGTTTCGTCAGGCAAGGTGTTACACAAaacaggaagggggaaggaggagaaaaaacaagaaaggaaggaagcaacttTAAGAAAACACAGGCAGATTTTGTTGCCCTGCTTTGTGTAACATCTTGCTTGATCCAAGAATTCAGGAGAACACATCCACACAGGAATATTATACTtgttatcggcttaaggagactaaCAGAAGAGATcgtaaaggaaaaagagaaattatATGAACAAGATATGATGTGGCAAcaccaagataagactggatagaattatgaactttgtttggactgatttggacattaacgcagtaATAAGAAGATGATCTGAATCCCCCTTTGGATCTTGAAGTATGGgttcccccaacaaaatttaaaaatttggctttgtaatttggaatttatatgatgtgatttaatttgatgtgattggccagttaataaaaaattattattaaaaaaaaaagaattcaggaGAACACAAAGCTTGCCCCAAAGTTGGTCCCAAATAGGCATTATTTCCCAGCTGCGGATTCTGCAAAGAGCAGATCACAAGAGGCTGATAACGGTGCAAGCAGATCACCaagggatcatagaactgtagaattggaaagggtcctgaggatcatctagtccaaccccctgcaatgcaggaatgtgcagttgTCCCagacggggatcaaacctgctaCATTTTATCACCCAGCAGTTAAAATCCTTGTTCTATAATATCAAAGGCTTCCTGATCACCCAGGTATGTGGGGGCTCCTTCAAATGCAATGCAGTTGCTACTCAGCAAAGGACTTTTAAGCTCAGCCCAGGCTACTCAGAAGccaaccccattgaattcaatgggaccggCTTCcagactagggctgccatacgttggAAAATTCCTGGACATATATGGGATTCTTCCATCAGAAATAGCGTCCGGGTGGAATTTCCAAAAATCAGTATAAATGCCTGGGGAAACCTGGGTATGTGGCAACCCAAATCAGGTgatgggttgtttgtttttttggcaaatttcctaaaaaatagctttagaaaatcatttttttgggggggggattttgaaGAACTTTGCACCAGAAAAGCTCAAGAGCCTTTCgaaatacggcaaccctgtgAATCCAGGAAAgtatgtgcaggattgcagcctaaatgcagGAATAGCATGGAAGCAGTGTGCAGGTAGTCACATGAGCCAGCTGCTGAGTGTGCATGTATATCACTGCATAAACACACACTGGGGACACGtgtacattcacacacacacacacacacacatcacatgtGATGGTCTAGACATGGATTGCGCAATGCTGTCTGCACAGGAGCCCTTTTGAGACAGGGGCCCTGTCCTGTTTTAACAGCTCACACATCTCAACTATAAACCACATGAACTGCTTGCCAGGAAATTTGTACATTGCTTGGAACTAAGCTTACTTTATGCGCCCTGAGGACACATGCCTCCTGCATCAGTTATGTTCGTTTAGATACCAATAgaccaggggttagcaaactttttcagcaggggtccaatccactgtccctcagaccatgtggggggccagactatattttttgggggggaataacaaattcctatgccccacaaataactcagagatgcattttaaataaaagcacacattctactcatgtaaaaacaccaggtaggctccacaaataacccagagatgcattttaaataaaaggacacattctactcatgtaaagatatgctgattcccggactatcTGCCGGCTGGATTtataaggcgattgggccagatccggcccctgggccttagtttgcctacccatgcaatgGACTAACCCTCTTTCCTTTGTTCCTGGTTGCCATACATTTGCTTTGAGCTCTGTCCAATAGACAGCAGTTCTACATTTGCAGAGGCGTAGATGCTTTCAGATCGAAATGAACCATAGCAATGTACTCTATGTTGGAAATATAACTATCCTGGGAATATTTGacagcggggggtggggtggggcaggaatATTTTCTAAATAGTAACAACTAAAAACGATCTCAGATTAGAATTCCAACACTAATCTCTTTCAGGGATATTATCAACCCATATGGAAGCAGCTTTTTATTTCAAAGTTGTTATTTCCTTTCCTCCACCAAAGCTACTGTAGAAAATGAGTGAAGAAGCATTTCTCCAAATAATCATACACATATTTATCCTGCTGCTAATATAAAGTGCCTACAAACTGCAAAGAGACATGATAGCAAACATACAgggtttaaaaagggggaaaaagaaagaagttcaCAGATCACCAACTCAAAAGCATACCTAAGCAGAAGAAATTTGGTCAGctataattaattttaaaaaattgttccgtGGAATCATGATCCTTTCAAAACCACACTGTCACCATTGTTCCTGACTGAGATCTGGTCCTCCTTTGCCTCGTCCGATACAAACATGCAACTGTGGGCAGCTCCCTTTAGATCAGCTTGTTTGCAGAGCAGCTTCTGAACAGGTCCACGCTTGTCCGATGGAAAGTTACTCCTTAAAGAAAGGGGAAAATAGACTCCTGCTTTCTCAGTGAGGAAACCTTCCCAGAGTCTCCCAGGCCTCTCTATACTTGCTTGACGCTGTTCAGCAGGTCTGTGAGCTCGCTGATGTACTTGATGGTGTATTTCAGCGTCTGTATCTTGGTGAGAGGCTGACCCCTTTGGCTGTAGACGGGAGGCAGGTAGTTGCGAAGAGTGTGCAGCGCTTCGGCCAAGGTCCTCATCCTCAGCTTCTCCCTTTCGCTGGCCTTTCTCCGGCGCTGAACAGACATCCTGACTTTGGAGCCCTTGGCTAGGGCTTTGCCCTGGCCAGGGCCTGGGAGATAGACAGGAGGAAAGTCCATCAGGTTATagctcctgttgctgctgtcgctgctgctgctggcacaggGCATCTCCATCACAAGGGGACAAGGCGAGGATGCATAGGATTCGAAGGAAGGGGATGGAGAGATGCTCTGGGGAGATGAGCTCTGGCTGAGCTCCAGAGGCCCAGTCTTCCAGTCCCATGAGGAGAAGTAGGAAGAGTTCTCTGACTCCGCACTCCCTTCCATGCTCACCAAAGCCTGGCCCGATTTGTGGCAAGGGGGGAAGCGGGAATGATTTCCTGTCAAAGCTGCAAGCAGGGCCTCCCCTGTCTGCGGAGACCCTTTTATGATAGAGGGAGGGGTGGCGTAAGAAGTGACAAAATGGGAAACGGGGAGGGGGGCCAAGGTGTGGGGAGGATTCAAAGGAAGGCAAgtgccaaaatggaaaatgaactcCTGGCGGTGTTACTTTCCTCTCTATGATAATTATCAACCTCTGGCTAAAACCCATTTAAGCTAACAGGCCATAGTGAGAAAGAAAAGTGGtggtggttgagggggagagatTATCATCTTGTAGCAAAACCAATCCAGCCTTCTTATCTACATTTAACAGTGTCCTGTGGAATAACTGGCAGTGGGAAAGGAAATATAGAAAACAGGCCGCAGGATCAACACCTAGGTTTCAATTTTATTTGACTGGATTGGATTTAAAGTGGTAATTTGGCGGACAAGGACACGGACGACAACAAACTCCTATTACAGACCTTCCTAGTGCTCCTATTTCCTGGTTTAAAGAagtcaccccagtttctgatttgatcccagaatgtcccatttttcctgtaaggtaaaggtaaagggacccctgactgttaagtccagtcgtggacttTAACAAAatggtatatatattttaaaagtgacTGTGGTGCTTCATGAAGAATAAATCACTGTTAGGAATTTATTTTGTagggctaaaaggtaaaggacccctgacagttgtccagtcgcgaacgactctgggtttgcggcgctcatctcgctttaatggccaagggagccagcgtttgtccgcagacagcttctgggtcatgtcgccagcatgactaagccacttctggcaaaccagagcagtgcatggaaacaccgtttaccttcctgccggagcggttcctatttatctacttgcactttgacgtgctttcagactgctaggttggcaggagcagggaccgagcaaagggagctcaccccatcgcggggattcgaaccgccggccttctgatcggcaagccctaagctctgtggtttagatcacagcgccaccggcgttcattttccttaggctgtccctattttcactggagaaatgttggcgggcatGGAGtcatccgacccctgagccatctgaaggcagtcctgtatagggaaggtttttttaaaaaactgttttattatgtttttatatatgttggaagatgcccagagtcgaatgggatgtccctattttcattggagcaatgttggaggttatgctaTTGAATAAAATATTCCTCGTGGAATTGCTTCCAATAAAATGTGTTCCACTATGTCACACACCCCACAAACACAGAGTTGATTCCCCACATTTTACTCCCCAAATATACCAAACTGGAGGGATGGAGAAATGTATTTCAGATTTTTAACGTTCGCATTGTCTTCTTTCTGGATCTAAACATTCTAAATGTCCATTATGACGaacattccttttaaaaacacacaccaaaaacaagCATTAAAAGCCTTCCAAATTATTATAACCCCTATACGGCACTTGAAGCTCCTTGCACAAAACAATATCATAATATGCAAATATATTAGCTCTTAGAGGCAATATTGCCTTTTGCCTACCCACCACCACCGAATAGTACAGATGTTCTACTTAGAATAATTTTCTCATATTGGTCTGAATGGCTTGGTAAAATAATGGAATTCTTTCTGAAGGCATTTCGATCAATCCCATTATCTACATTTAGCAGGAACAGTAGTGTCACATTATTTAGACAGAGCTTGGCTGACTCTTTCTAGTGGATGTAGCATAATGGTTTAGGAGACTACAGCCGCTATCctttttacctgggagtaagtgccactgaacttaatggggcttacttctgagtagacatgcatagttCTGTACTACAGGTTGGGAAGTCTCTGGTTGGAATTGTGTCTTTGCTCTGAGCTCACTCAGGGCTTCCATTAACTTTTTCTTTTAGAGCTCCCtcatctgcaatgcaggcatgAGGATAATAACTTACCTACTGGAATTGCTGCAAGGATTTtagattattcatttatttagaataCTTCTGCCCTGCTTTAGGGCCCTGAGAGGCTGTCAAAATGAAACCTTGTACAGGAACAAAAATTACGCTGTCTCCACACACACCATTCATTAAAAGCATGCACCCAAGAATCCCAAGAATGCTGAGGTAAACCACCATTCCTGGGTTCTCTGGGGAAAAGTAATGTGTTCATCCTTGCTCCTCCCTAGTGTCATAGCCAGGCAGCAGTTCCACCTAAAATGCTCAAAAGTAAGGGAAGGGGTCGGCCAGAACTCAGCGAGCTGATTATGAAAGCAGCCTTCCTTTGCTGGTATTTACCAGAAAGCAGCTCTCAAGCTGAAATGCCGGAgttatcatcataatcatcaacaccatcactactactactactactactactaataataataataataataataataattttcatgtGGTCTTTCCTCTCCATgttgccctttttttaaaaaaaccaaactattatttttaaaaattggttttatTAAATATTCTCTTGGGTTACAAAGGTCCGTACAGCGTCTCTGCTTTCAGTTCATAGATTTCTTTCTACAGA
Proteins encoded in this window:
- the MSGN1 gene encoding mesogenin-1; amino-acid sequence: MEGSAESENSSYFSSWDWKTGPLELSQSSSPQSISPSPSFESYASSPCPLVMEMPCASSSSDSSNRSYNLMDFPPVYLPGPGQGKALAKGSKVRMSVQRRRKASEREKLRMRTLAEALHTLRNYLPPVYSQRGQPLTKIQTLKYTIKYISELTDLLNSVKQV